The DNA region CCACAGCGAACAACAGAGCTGGGAACCGACACCCTGGCCTGATGACATCCACAATCTAGACGCTGGGGAGACTGCAAGTGTTCGTTCGCACGGGTGACGCCGGATCCCCGGGTTGCGACTGTTCGTTCGCGATGGGGTGGGGATGCAGAAAACCCCGCCGCTTTCCCAAGCGGCGGGGTTTTGTCTGTGCCCTCGATAGGATTCGAACCTACGACCTTCTGCTCCGGAGGCAGACGCTCTATCCCCTGAGCTACGAGGGCAATCCAGGGATCCTACCGTTGCCGGCGGGACGTCCTAGAGCTTAGCAGGAAGGTGGCCTGCAATGGAAAATCGCCGCGTCAGTGCCCCGCGAAGTCAGTAGCCCGCAAACGAGTCCACATGCACCCGCCGTGCGCCTGCCTTCCTTGCTGCGCGCCGCAACGAGGCAACGCTGGCCGGCGAACCGGAAACATACACCTCGCGTTCGCCGATGTCCGGGACCAAGGCCTTGAGGGACGCACCGTCCAGCCGGACACTGGACGCAGGGGAGCCATCTGGTGACGCGGTTCCGGCGTTGGTGATGAACGACGGCGGCTCCGAACCGTCCGCGAGCCGGGCCAGGATCCGCGCCCCGGAAGTCCTCAGTTCCTCTGCGTAGCCAATCTCTTCGGCATTCCTGGCCAGGAGCAGGAGCACCGTGTCACGTTCCTGTGTTGCACCTGAGGCAAGGTGCGCCAGATACGGTGTGATTCCAATGCCGGCTGCAATCAGCAAGACCGGAGTGCTGGGATCACGGGGAAGGACAAAATCGCCGCCCACGGACGTGGCTGTCACCTGGTCGCCCGGTTCTAAAGCCAGCAGGACCTTCTTGGCCGCGGACAGCGGCTCAGCAGTCCGTACTCCGAACTTGACAGTGCCGGAATCCGGGGCGCTGGTCAGACTGAACACCCGGCGCCGGCCCTTGCCATCGGACTTGGCGTGCGGAAGATCCAGTTCCATGTACTGCCCTGGCACAAAGCGCACACGCCGGGAAGGCTCGAAAGCGAACTCGGTGGTGGTGGGGGTCAACGCACGGGTACCTGTGAATCGCAGCCTCAATCCGCCACGCTGGCCCACCAGGAACGCCAGCAGATTGCCCACCAGCAGGGCCAGTTCGGGCGAGTTGGCCACAAACCCGAAGTTATACGGGACGGCGAACAGCACCCCGACCACTGCTGCGAATACCAGCTGCTGCCACCGGCGCGGCGGCAGCGTGAGCGGTTCGGTCAGCATAAACCCAACAAAAAACAGTAGGGGGCGCTGCGCCAGCGGCTGCCACAGGCCCATACCCGGCGTCATGCCGGCCTGCAGCAGTTCGACGAAGACAATCGCCGTGGCCACCACCGTGAAAGCGGCTGCCATCAGAAATTTCCGAGTGCGGTAGAGAACCACGAGGACACCGGGGACCAGCAGCCAGAGCATGGCAGGAGTGGCTGCCCACCACGTAGCGATATTAAGCCCCGTCAGGCCGGTCACAAAGGCGCCCGCGGCGGCAGGGTTGAAGATGTGGCGCCCGCGCCAAGCAAGAGCGTATTTGGACGCCGAGGCCAGCACGCACGCCAACGCCACACCCCACATCTCCAGATCAACAAACGTCGGCCAGAACAGGAAATACAGGAGCAGGCCGGTAATCAGCGACGATTCGGAGTGCGGGCGGACGCGAAACACGGCCGCCAAGGCCCGGTTGGAGGCATACGTCAGGCCCAGGCACAGCAGCAGATGGACCAGCATCTGCGGAATACCGAACGTCAGCCAGCCGAGAGCATTGAGCAGGATGCTGTAGGCAGCCAGCGTGGCCAGCACCAGGAGGATGAGACGGTACATCGTGAACCGGCCGAGCACGGTGTCCAGCCGCGCGGCGGGGGTCAGGGAAGCACGGGTTTTCGGTGCATCAACGGGGTTCATGTGAACAGTGTCCCTTCAAATCCTGCGGAATAGGCAGCACTTCCGTCGGAAAAGACCGTCAGCCAGGAAAAGTCGAAGGTCTGTTCCAGGTCCATGCCCGGGACAAAAAACAGTGCGGTGGCCAGGGCATCGGCCAGCAGCGTGCTGTCTGCCATGGCCCATGTGGCCACCGCTGTCCTGACCGGGCGCCCCGTGGTGCCGTCCAGCACATGGTGCAGGCCGTCACCCCAGGCCCGCCGGTTTGATGCTGACGCGCACAAGGCGCCGGCAGTCAGCGGCACCGTGCCGATGGCCTTGGCGGGGTCGTAAGGATGCTCCAGGGCCACGATGACCGGTTCCGGACCGTTGTTCAGCAGATCTCCGCTGGCATCGATGAGGAATGTGTCCACGCCACAGGACCTGAGCTCCGCGGCCAAGAGGTCCACCAGCAGGCCCTTGCCGGCCGCGCCGATGTCCAGGACCAGCGGAGCGGACGTAGTCAGCACACTGCCATCCCATGACAGGACGTCCTCCCAGCGCGGTGCCGGCAGTGCCTCGCCGGCCGGCCGCAGGGAATACGCTGCGTCGTAGCCCAGCCGTTCAAGGCTGCCCCCGATCAACGGGGTCATGGCACCCTTAGTGATCCCGTAGAGCGAACGGTAGAGGTCGCCGAGGGCTACGGCCTCGACGGGCAGCTCATAGCGCCCGGGCTTCCGGGACATGGCACTGACCGTGGAGTCGTTCCGGAAGCGTGACCAGTCGCCGTCGTACCGCTCCACGACGGCCAGTAGCCGCACACGCAAGGAAGCATCCAGCGGCCCGGGCGTGGAGACGACCCAATGCGTGCCGATGCCGTCAAAACTGAAATCCTCCCACTGCGTGTGCGGCACTGCCTACTTGGCCTCCGACTTGATCTTTTCCACTGCCTGGTTGAATCCGCCGCTGGTGAGGGATGACCCTGCAACCTTGGACACCTTAAGTTCGTCGATGCTCTTACCGACAACCTGGGCAGCGATGCCGCCGGAGAATTCACCCTGGAATTTGCGCGTGTTCGGATTGGACGGGTGCTCGGTGATCTTGACAGCGCTGACCGTGCCCGAGGCGAGCGTCAGTTCGACACCCACAGTTTCCGTCCCGTTGGGCGAAACATAGGTGCCATCGGCGCTGTAGGTGCCGTCCTTGTAGCCGGAACCACTGCTGGCCAGGGAGGACGCAGTGCCGGTCGGCGTGACGGAGCTGCTGCCAGTTGATGCTGTTGGTGTGCTCTGCGTGGCAGACGGCGCGCAGCCGGCCACGGTGCCTATCAGGGACATGCCGGCGATCCCGGCGAAAACACTCTTGCGGACTGACGGTCTCATATAGGGGCTCGTTTCGTTGGCGGGGGTGCATACGCTGTTCTCAACGTTGGAATCAGACTAATGGTTCATTCTGTGCCGAGGCCCAGCAATTCCTGTGATGGGAAGCGGCCGGAATATCCACGGATCGAGCCCAAATTCCTCCATGTGGCGGGCGCCGGTAGGCTAGAGGCGTGACTCCCGAAGAACTCTCCCTCGCCATATCCGCCTGCCTGAAAGAGGCCGTTGCCGCAGGCGAAATCGCCCTCTCAGCATCAGCCCTGCCTGATGAGGTGCGCGTGGAGCGGCCAAAGAACAGGGACCACGGCGACTGGGCCACCAACATTGCCCTCCAGCTCGCCAAACAGGCCGGCACCAACCCCCGTGAATTCGCCACGATCCTGAGCGCACGGCTGAAGTCCATCGACGGCGTTTCTGCCGTGGACATTGCCGGTCCCGGCTTCCTCAACATCTCCGTGGACGCCGCGGCGGCCGGTGCACTGGCAAAAGCCATCGTGGAAGCGGGACCGGAGTATGGCACCACCTCCGTGCTTGCAGGCCATGTGGTCAATATGGAGTTTGTCTCAGCCAACCCCACCGGCCCGCTGCATATCGGCCATACCCGCTGGGCTGCCCTGGGAGATGCGATCGCCCGCGTACTGCGCGCTTCCGGCGCGAAGGTCACCGCCGAGTACTACATCAACGACGCCGGTTCGCAGATGAATGTCTTTGCCAACTCTGTGTACTCCAGGCTCCACGGCCGGGCGGTACCTGACGGCGGTTACCCGGGCCAGTACATTGCGGACCTGGGCCACGAGGTCCTCACCGAGCACCCGGACATCCGTGAACTCACCGAGGTGGCCGCCATTCCCGTCATCCGCGCCGCCGCCTACAAGGCTCAGATGAAGGACATCAAGTCCACCCTCGCCGACTTCGGCGTTGAGTTTGACGTGTACTTCTCCGAACAGGAACTGCACGACGCCGGCGCGATCGAAAATGCCGTTTCCCGCCTTCGCGAGCAGGGCCACGTGTTCGACGACGGCGGTGCTGTCTGGCTGCGCACCACGGACTTCGGGGACGACAAGGACCGGGTGATGATCCGTGCCAACGGCGAGCCTACGTACTTCGCTGCTGACGCCGCCTACTACCTGTCCAAGAAGGACCGCGGCTTCACCGAGAAGATCTATCTCCTGGGCGCCGATCACCACGGCTACATCAACCGTCTCAAGGCCATCGCGGCCTGCGCTGGTGATGATCCCGACGTGAACATCGAGGTCCTGATCGGCCAGTTGGTCTCCGTGAACGGAGCAAAGCTGTCCAAGCGTGCAGGCAACATCATCGAGCTCAAGGACCTGATCGACTGGCTGGGCAAGGACGCCGTCCGGTACTCCCTGGCCCGGTTCCCGGCAGATTCCCCGCTGACCCTCGATCCAGACCTGCTCAAGAAGCACAGCAACGAGAACCCCGTTTTCTACGTCCAGTACGCCCATGCAAGGTCCCGCGGCACAGCCCGGAACGCAGTGGCTGCCGGTGTGGACCGCAGCGCCTTTGATGCCTCCTTGCTCGACCACGCCACGGAAAACGAACTGCTCTCCTATCTGGGAAGCTATCCGTCGATTGTGGCCAAAGCCGCGGAACTGCGCGAACCGCACCGCGTGGCCCGCCACCTTGAGGTGATCGCTGGCGCCTACCACCGCTGGTACGACGCCTGCCGCGTTGCCCCGCAGGGCGATGAGCCGGTCACCGACGTCAACCGCACGCGGCTGTGGCTCAACGACGCCACCAGCCAGGTGCTGGCCAACGGCCTGGACCTCCTTGGCGTTTCCGCGCCGGAACGGATGTGAACCCGATGTCAGTACAGGACGCGGATACCGCTTCCCCTCTTGCCCCCGGGTGGCTCGCCGTTCCCGACGACCTGAACGCGCTCCACGAGCCCATGTGGGCCCAAGGCGTTCAACGGGACATCGACGGCGTCCTCGCCGTTAACGGGTTGACCGTCAGCGCGTTGAAGGAACAGTTCGGCACCCCGCTGTTTGTGATGGACGAGGCCGACTTCCGGGCACGGGCGCGTTCCTTCAAGGACGCTTTTGATGCAGCTTTCGCTGATATCTGCGGGGGAGTGGACGTCTACTACGCCGGTAAATCCTTCCTGTGCACCGCGGTGGTGAAGTGGGTAAAGGAAGAAGGCCTGCGCCTGGACACCGCGTCCGGCGGCGAACTCGCCGTGGCCGCGCGCGCGGGCATCGATGGTTCACGGGTGGCGCTGCACGGCAACAACAAGTCGGACGCAGAAATTAACCGTGCCCTGGACATGGAGCTTGGCCGCATCGTGGTGGACAGCTTGGACGAACTGGAGCGCGTTGCCAAGATCGCCTCCGGCCGCGGCGAAAAAGCCAAGGTCATGCTGCGGCTGACCCCCGGCGTCCACGCCCACACCCACGAGTTCATCGCCACCGCCCATGAGGACCAGAAATTCGGCCTCTCCATGGCGGGGGACTCCACCGACCAGGCCGGTCTCTCCGCAGCCGAGGAGGCCGTGGCGGCGGCCACAAGCCATTCCAGCATCGAACTGCTGGGAGTGCACTGCCACATCGGTTCCCAGATCTTCGAGCCGGACGGTTTTGCCCTTGCCGCTGAGAAGCTCCTTCGCTTCCTTGCTGCCATGCAGGAAAAGTACTCCATTGTGATGCCCGAACTGGACCTGGGCGGCGGCTACGGCATCGCCTACACCCCGGTGGACACCCCCCGCCCCGCAGCAGAGATCGCGCAGGCGATGGCCGCCGTCGTGCGTTCCACGTGTGCCGAGCTGGGCATCACGGCTCCCCGGATTTCCATTGAGCCGGGACGTGCCATTGTGGGCAGCACCACTTTCACCCTGTACGAAGTGGGCACCCTGAAGACTGTCCGGGTTGACGCGCCGGCCGCGGAAACCGGAGACACGGCCGGAACACCGGATCAGGGTGGAAAAAACGTTACGCATCCTCGCCGCTATGTGTCGGTGGACGGCGGCATGAGCGATAACGCCCGCCCGGTGCTCTACGACGCGGATTATTCGGCCATTCTCGCCTCCCGGACCTCGGCGGCGGCTCCGCAGCTGTCCCGCGTGGTGGGCAAACATTGCGAGAGCGGCGACATAGTTGTTAGAGATGTATATCTGCCCGAGGACGTGGCAGCCGGTGATCTGCTTGCTGTACCGGGTACCGGCGCCTACTGCTGGGCCCTGTCGAGCAACTACAACTATCTGGCCCGGCCGGGCATTGTCGCGGTGCGCGACGGATCTGCCCGGCTGATTGTCCGCGGGGAAACCGAAGAAGATTTGCTCAACCGCGACATGGGAGTCTGAATGACGGAAATGCGAACCCTGAAAGTAGCCCTGCTGGGCTGTGGCAACGTTGGGGCCCAGGTTGCGCGGATTCTCATTGAGGACGCCGACGCCCTGGCCGCAAGGACCGGCGCACGGCTGCAGCTGAGCGGCATTGCCGTCCGCAATGTCAACGCCCGCCGCGATGTGGACCTGCCCCAGGAACTGTTCACCACCGACGCCGACACCCTGGTCAAGGACGCCGACCTGGTGATCGAGCTGATGGGCGGGATCGAGCCCGCCCGCTCCCTGATTGTCACCGCGCTCCGCAACGGCGCCTGCGTTGTCACCGGCAACAAGGCGCTGCTGGCACAGGACGGTCCCACGCTCTATGAAGAGGCCGACAAAGCCGGCGTGCAGCTGTCCTACGAGGCAGCTGTTGCGGGCGCCATCCCCATCCTGCGGCCCATCCGCGACAGCCTCGCCGGCGACCGCATCACCAAGGTCCTGGGCATCGTGAACGGGACCACCAACTTCATCCTGGACCAGATGGACACCACGGGGGCGCAGTTCGCCGACGCCCTCGCCGAGGCCCAGCGGCTCGGTTACGCGGAAGCGGACCCCACCGCCGACGTCGAAGGCCATGACGCCGCCGCCAAGGCCACCATCCTCGCCTCGCTGTCCTTCCACACCCGCTTTGCGCTGGAGAACGTGTATTGCGAAGGCATCTCGTCCGTGAGCGCAGCGGACATCGCCGCGGCCAAGGACGCCGGATTTGTCATCAAGCTGCTGGCCATCGCCGAGAAGCTCACCGACGCCGACGGCAACGACGGCGTGTCAGTGCGTGTGCACCCCACCCTGCTTCCCCGCGAACACCCGCTGGCCGCGGTGCACGGGGCCTTCAACGCGGTCTTCATCGAGGCGGAAAACGCCGGAGAGCTCATGTTCTACGGCCAGGGCGCCGGAGGAACCCCGACGGCGTCTGCCGTCCTTGGCGACCTCGTCTCGGCAGCCCGCCGCATTGTGCTGGGTGGTCCCGGACGCACCGAGACCACCACCGGGCACGTTCCGGCGCTGGGCATCGAGGCCGCCACCACCAGCTACTACATCGGACTCGATGTTGCGGACCAGCCCGGCGTCCTGGCCCGGATCGCGCAGCTCTTTGCCGAGCACGGCGTGTCCATTGAAATCATGCGCCAGACCATTCACACGGATACGGCGTCCAACGTGGAATCGGCCGAACTTCGGATCGTCACCCACCGTGCGTCAGAGGCCGCGCTCGCGGCCACCGTCGAGGCCGTCAAGGGCCTGGACGTCATCAATTCAGTTACATCCGTTCTGCGGGTAGAAGGAGTCTAAGTGGCTCACCAATGGCGCGGCGTCATCCGCGAATACGCTGACCGTCTGCCCGTGACGGAATCCACCAGGGTCATCACCTTGGGCGAGGGCGGTACGCCGCTGGTCCACGCGCAGAAGCTTTCCGAACTGACAGGTTCCGCCGTGTACCTGAAGGTCGAGGGAATGAACCCCACGGGCTCGTTCAAGGACCGCGGGATGACCATGGCCATGACGGCCGCCGTTGCCTCAGGTGCCAAGGCCGTAGTGTGTGCCTCCACCGGCAATACGTCAGCCTCCGCCGCAGCCTACGCGACGGCGGCCGGGCTAAAGTGCGCGGTCCTGGTCCCCGAAGGCAAGATCTCCATGGGCAAGCTCAGCCAGGCGATCGCGCACGGGGCCACCCTGCTCCAGGTGGACGGCAACTTCGACAACTGCCTGGACATCGCACGGAAGCTGGGGGAGTCCTACCCGGTTTTCCTGGTCAACTCTGTCAACCCGGCACGCATCCAGGGCCAGAAGACCGGCGCCTTCGAGATAGTGGATTCACTGGGCGACGCCCCGGACATCCATGTGCTCCCGGTGGGCAATGCCGGCAACATCACCGCGTACTGGAAGGGCTACAAGGAGTACTCGGCGCCGTTCGAATCGGAGACTGCCGGCACGTTGCCCGCCGTTTCCACTAAGACCCCCGTGATGTGGGGCTTCCAGGCCGCCGGCGCGGCCCCCTTCGTGGCGGGCCACCCCATCACCGAGCCGGACACCATCGCCACCGCCATCCGGATCGGCAACCCCGCGTCCTGGGACGGTGCCATCGCTGCCCGCGACGAATCCGGCGGCCTGATCGACGCCGTGACGGATGAGGAAATCCTGGACGCGCACCGCTGGCTGTCTGCCCGCGAAGGTGTCTTCGTGGAGCCAGGGTCCGCCGCCGGCGTGGCCGGTCTGCTCAAGAAGCACGCCGCGGGAGAGGTTCCCGCAGGCAAAACGATCGTCATCACCGTCACCGGCCACGGCCTCAAGGATCCACAGTGGGCCCTGCGCACCGAAGACGGCAGCGAGGTGCAGCCGGTCAAGGTCTCCAACGACGTTGTGACGGTTGCGGCCGAATTGGGACTGGAAGAATAATAACCGTGGACACCACCCCGCAAACCACCGTTGGGCTGCCGCTCATTGAGGCCGGACAACAAGTCACCGTCCGGGTTCCGGCAACCAGCGCCAACCTCGGCCCGGGATATGACAGCCTGGGCCTGGCCCTGGCGCTGCATGACACCCTGACCGTGGAGAGCCTTGAGACGGATCAACTCCTTTTCGAGCTCAGCGGCGAGGGGGCGGACACACTCCCGCAGGATGCCAGCCATTTGGTGGTCCAGGCGATGGAAGCCGCTTTCGACCGGCTCGGTTACCGCCACGGCGGCCTGAAAATAACGGCGGAAAACGTCAACCCCCACGGCCGCGGGCTGGGCTCCTCCGCCTGCGCCGTGGTGGCTGCCGTCTCCGCGGCCAATGCGCTGGTGCCACTGGAGGGCCGGCGTGACCGCGACTGGATTCTTCAGCTCACCAGTGAGCTGGAAGGGCATCCGGACAATGTTGCACCTGCGATTTTCGGCGGACTGGCGCTGTCCTGGCAGGACAGTGACCGGTACAGCAGTACGTGTGCAACCGTGGCGGAGTCGGTGGTCCCTGTGGTGGCGGTTCCCGATTTCGAGCTGTCCACCGAGGCTGCCCGGGCTCTGCTCCCGGCATCGGTGGGCCACCATGCAGCGGCCATGAACTCCGGCCGCGCTGCCCTGCTGATCCACGCGCTGACGCAAAAACCGGAATTCCTGCACGCGGGGACTGAGGACTACCTCCACCAGAGCTACCGCGCCGAGGCCATGCGCCCCAGTGCCGCCCTCATCGCGGCACTGCGCAAGGCCGGACTGGCTGCGGTTGTCTCCGGAGCCGGACCCACGGTGCTGATATTGGCCAACGGCGAAGCTGAAGCCGCCGAAGTGGTCGGTTTCATCGAAGCGTTCACCGCGGCAAACACGCCTGATATCGACTGGCGTGTGATGAAGCTGGCAGTGGACGTCGAAGGTGCTAAGGTGGAGTTGCACCGGCGGTAATCCCGCCTATCTGATCTGCAACTGCATTCAGTTGTTAATTGATCTCCTACTGCGCAATATTTTCCGGTGCCACCTGCTTGGTCTGTCGCAGGAATCTGCAGCATTCACTATCTGCCCCTGAACCGTCAGTCCGGCGCTCCGCCATTATCGGAGCGTGGGTGAATCAGTATCCGGCCCTGCTGGCCGAAATCCAACCGGCAAGGCCGAAAAATCCCGGCTGCAGATCTGAACTGCAGCCCAGATCAAATCATCGCGTCCAGCTCCCAGTCTGGACGCCGTCGAGGGGGAAGGATCCTTCGTGACCGAAACCACTGAGCTGTCTTCAGCTGTGGAACTATCATCTTCTGCTGCCGGATCGTCAACGGCCGCACCCGCCAAGAGCAGCGGCCTTGCCGGCCTTAAGCTCGCCCAGCTGCAGGCACTTGCCAGCCAGTTGGGTATTTCCGGCGGATCCCGCATGCGCAAAGGGGACCTGGTCTCGGCCATTTCCGCCCACCGCGCCGGCACGTCAGCCCCCAAGGCCCCGGCCAGGGCTGCTGAAAAGGCGAGCCAAAACCACGTCGCTGCCGAAGCTGCCGCACCCGCTGCTGCAGCCAGCGAAACCTCGGAGGCTCCCGCCGCCGAGGGAACACGGGCACGTGGCCGTGGCCGCAGCCGCCGGGCCGGAAGTGACGGCGTAGTTGCCGCACCCGGCTCGGAATCCGCTGCCGCGGACGCACCGGCGGCCCCCGCCGTAGAGGCCCCAACCGCTGAAGGAGCCGGTGAAGCCGCCGCCGACGGCGCCGGCGAGCGTCGCCAGCCGCGCACCCGCAACCGCCGCCGCGGCGAAGCAGCAGCAGCGGCTCCGCAGGCGACGGAGGCCGTTGAAGCACCGGCCGAGGAGCCCGCCGCTGAGCAGCGAACCGCTGAACGCACCGAGACCCAGCGCACTGAGACGACCCAGCGCACTGAGACCCAGGGCAGCGAGACCGGTGACGCCGGCCAGCGTTCCGACCGCCGCGAAGGCGGCCGTACCCGCGGTGCACGGGACAACGCTCCACGGGAAAATACCCGCGACAACGGGGACAGCAGCCGCGATAACGCTGGCAGCCGTGACGCCGGACAGCGCGAAGGCAACCGCCGGGACGACACACGGGAGGCCGGCCGCGATAACCGCGACAGCGACGATTCAGACGGCGGCAGCCGCCGGAACCGCCGGAACCGGCGCGACCGTAACGACCGTAACGACCGCTCAGGCGGTCAGGACGGCCGGGACAACAATTCACGCAACGACCGTTTCCGCGATCGCAACGACCGCCGTCGCGGACGCGCACAGGGACCGGACGTTGACGACGTCGAGGTCACCGATGACGACGTCCTGCTGCCGGTCGCTGGCATCCTCGACGTGCTGGAGAACTACGCATTCATCCGTACTTCCGGCTACCTGCCGGGCCCGAACGATGTGTACGTGTCCCTGGCACAGGTCAAGAAGTACAACTTGCGCAAGGGTGACGCCGTCGTCGGCGCCATCCGGGCACCGCGTGACGGCGAAGACCGCAGCCAGCAGTCCGCCCGCCAGAAGTTCAACGCACTGGTCCGTGTCACGTCCGTGAACGGCAAGACCGGTGAAGAGCTGAAGGACCGTGTTGAGTTCGCCAAGCTGGTTCCGCTCTACCCGTCCGAGCGCCTGCGCCTGGAGACCGACCCCAAGAAGATCGGTCCCCGTGTCATTGACCTGGTCGCCCCGATCGGCAAGGGCCAGCGCGGCCTGATCGTCTCGCCTCCGAAGGCCGGCAAAACGCTCATCCTGCAGTCCATCGCGAACGCCATCACCACCAACAATCCTGAGGTCCACCTCATGATGGTGCTGGTTGACGAACGCCCTGAAGAAGTTACGGACATGCAGCGCACCGTCAAGGGCGAGGTCATTGCCTCAACCTTCGACCGTCCCGCCGACGACCACACCACTGTGGCCGAGCTCTCCATCGAACGCGCCAAGCGCCTCGTGGAGATGGGCATGGACGTTGTGGTGCTCCTGGACTCCATGACCCGTCTGGGCCGCGCCTACAACCTGGCGGCTCCCGCCTCCGGCCGTATCCTCTCCGGTGGTGTGGACTCCGCGGCGCTGTACCCGCCGAAGCGGTTCTTCGGTGCAGCCCGCAACATCGAAAACGGCGGCTCCCTGACCATCCTTGCAACGGCCCTCGTCGAGACCGGTTCCAAGATGGACGAGGTCATCTTCGAAGAGTTCAAGGGCACCGGCAACATGGAGCTCCGCCTGTCCCGCCAGCTGGCGGACAAGCGCATCTTCCCGGCCGTGGATGTCAACGCATCCGGTACGCGCCGCGAAGAGAACCTGCTTTCCCCCGAGGAAGTCAAGATCATGTGGAAGCTGCGCCGCGTCCTCTCCGGACTCGAAACGCAGCAGAGCCTTGAGCTGCTGACCAACAAGATCCGGGAAACCCAGAGCAACGTCGAGTTCCTCATGCAGGTCCAGAAGACGACGCTTGGTGCAAAGTCCGATAACGACAAATAGCGCTCTGGTGAGCCGCTGATTCTGCTGCTCACCTGGCCGTTCGGTTCTTGCCGCCCCCGCCCCTACGCTGGGAGGCTTACGATCTTCGATCGTTTGCCTCCCAGCTCCGGCAGGCCCGATGCCACTCCCGGGGCGGCAAGAACCGAACGGCTTTGCTGTTTGCCCACCTTCGCCCGGCGTCACGCTGCCGGCAAAAATATGCGCCGCCGTTCGCGGCGTCACCTCCCGCTGCCTTGCGTTACTAAACTGGAACGCAAGCGTTGAAAGGTTTCTGAAAATGTTTGAGTCCGTACAGGGCCTGCTTGATGAGCATGATGCTATCCAGGCGCAGCTTGGTGATCCCGCTGTTTATGCTGACCAGCGGCTGGCCCGGAAGCTGGGGCGGCGGTCTGCCCAGCTCAACGGCATTGTGGAGGCTTACAACAAGTGGCATGCCATTGAGGATGACCTCGCTGCGGCCAGGGAGATGGCCGGGGAGGATCCTGAGTTTGCAGCCGAGGTACCGGTGCTGGAGGCTGCCTTGGAGGAGGCTGCTGCCAAGCTGCGCCGGTTGCTTATTCCCCGCGACCCGGACGATGCCCGCAATGTGATCCTTGAGGTCAAGGGCGGTGAAGGCGGCGATGAGGCTGCTCTTTTCGCCGGCGACCTGCTGCGGATGTACACCCGGTACGCGGAATCACGCGGCTGGAAGACTGAACTCATCTCGGCCACCGAATCGGACCTTGGCGGCTACAAGGACGTGCAGATGGCAGTCAAGGGCAGCTCCAACGATCCCGCCGAAGGTGTTTACGCGCGGCTGAAGTTCGAAGGCGGCGTGCACCGCGTCCAGCGTGTGCCTGTCACGGAGTCGCAGGGACGCATCCACACCTCGGCCGCCGGCGTGCTGGTGCTTCCCGAAGTGGATGAGCCCGAAGAGCTTGAGATCAGCCAGAACGACCTCAAGATCGATGTCTACCGTTCGTCGGGACCCGGCGGCCAGTCCGTGAACACCACCGACTCGGCAGTGC from Arthrobacter pascens includes:
- a CDS encoding homoserine dehydrogenase; translated protein: MTEMRTLKVALLGCGNVGAQVARILIEDADALAARTGARLQLSGIAVRNVNARRDVDLPQELFTTDADTLVKDADLVIELMGGIEPARSLIVTALRNGACVVTGNKALLAQDGPTLYEEADKAGVQLSYEAAVAGAIPILRPIRDSLAGDRITKVLGIVNGTTNFILDQMDTTGAQFADALAEAQRLGYAEADPTADVEGHDAAAKATILASLSFHTRFALENVYCEGISSVSAADIAAAKDAGFVIKLLAIAEKLTDADGNDGVSVRVHPTLLPREHPLAAVHGAFNAVFIEAENAGELMFYGQGAGGTPTASAVLGDLVSAARRIVLGGPGRTETTTGHVPALGIEAATTSYYIGLDVADQPGVLARIAQLFAEHGVSIEIMRQTIHTDTASNVESAELRIVTHRASEAALAATVEAVKGLDVINSVTSVLRVEGV
- the thrC gene encoding threonine synthase → MAHQWRGVIREYADRLPVTESTRVITLGEGGTPLVHAQKLSELTGSAVYLKVEGMNPTGSFKDRGMTMAMTAAVASGAKAVVCASTGNTSASAAAYATAAGLKCAVLVPEGKISMGKLSQAIAHGATLLQVDGNFDNCLDIARKLGESYPVFLVNSVNPARIQGQKTGAFEIVDSLGDAPDIHVLPVGNAGNITAYWKGYKEYSAPFESETAGTLPAVSTKTPVMWGFQAAGAAPFVAGHPITEPDTIATAIRIGNPASWDGAIAARDESGGLIDAVTDEEILDAHRWLSAREGVFVEPGSAAGVAGLLKKHAAGEVPAGKTIVITVTGHGLKDPQWALRTEDGSEVQPVKVSNDVVTVAAELGLEE
- the thrB gene encoding homoserine kinase — its product is MDTTPQTTVGLPLIEAGQQVTVRVPATSANLGPGYDSLGLALALHDTLTVESLETDQLLFELSGEGADTLPQDASHLVVQAMEAAFDRLGYRHGGLKITAENVNPHGRGLGSSACAVVAAVSAANALVPLEGRRDRDWILQLTSELEGHPDNVAPAIFGGLALSWQDSDRYSSTCATVAESVVPVVAVPDFELSTEAARALLPASVGHHAAAMNSGRAALLIHALTQKPEFLHAGTEDYLHQSYRAEAMRPSAALIAALRKAGLAAVVSGAGPTVLILANGEAEAAEVVGFIEAFTAANTPDIDWRVMKLAVDVEGAKVELHRR
- the rho gene encoding transcription termination factor Rho, giving the protein MTETTELSSAVELSSSAAGSSTAAPAKSSGLAGLKLAQLQALASQLGISGGSRMRKGDLVSAISAHRAGTSAPKAPARAAEKASQNHVAAEAAAPAAAASETSEAPAAEGTRARGRGRSRRAGSDGVVAAPGSESAAADAPAAPAVEAPTAEGAGEAAADGAGERRQPRTRNRRRGEAAAAAPQATEAVEAPAEEPAAEQRTAERTETQRTETTQRTETQGSETGDAGQRSDRREGGRTRGARDNAPRENTRDNGDSSRDNAGSRDAGQREGNRRDDTREAGRDNRDSDDSDGGSRRNRRNRRDRNDRNDRSGGQDGRDNNSRNDRFRDRNDRRRGRAQGPDVDDVEVTDDDVLLPVAGILDVLENYAFIRTSGYLPGPNDVYVSLAQVKKYNLRKGDAVVGAIRAPRDGEDRSQQSARQKFNALVRVTSVNGKTGEELKDRVEFAKLVPLYPSERLRLETDPKKIGPRVIDLVAPIGKGQRGLIVSPPKAGKTLILQSIANAITTNNPEVHLMMVLVDERPEEVTDMQRTVKGEVIASTFDRPADDHTTVAELSIERAKRLVEMGMDVVVLLDSMTRLGRAYNLAAPASGRILSGGVDSAALYPPKRFFGAARNIENGGSLTILATALVETGSKMDEVIFEEFKGTGNMELRLSRQLADKRIFPAVDVNASGTRREENLLSPEEVKIMWKLRRVLSGLETQQSLELLTNKIRETQSNVEFLMQVQKTTLGAKSDNDK
- the prfA gene encoding peptide chain release factor 1; the encoded protein is MFESVQGLLDEHDAIQAQLGDPAVYADQRLARKLGRRSAQLNGIVEAYNKWHAIEDDLAAAREMAGEDPEFAAEVPVLEAALEEAAAKLRRLLIPRDPDDARNVILEVKGGEGGDEAALFAGDLLRMYTRYAESRGWKTELISATESDLGGYKDVQMAVKGSSNDPAEGVYARLKFEGGVHRVQRVPVTESQGRIHTSAAGVLVLPEVDEPEELEISQNDLKIDVYRSSGPGGQSVNTTDSAVRITHLPTGIVVAMQNEKSQLQNREAGMRVLRARILAHQQEQIDAENSAQRKSQIRTMDRSERIRTYNYPENRIADHRTGYKAYNLDQVMNGDLEPVIQSAIEMDEQARLDAIGE